In Naumovozyma castellii chromosome 1, complete genome, one DNA window encodes the following:
- the REG1 gene encoding protein phosphatase regulator REG1 (ancestral locus Anc_3.258) produces MSRNLADYFAKNTKTDQVNANSNDNDDEDMGPSVSMAVEAENDEDFKRSTFSLKRTRSMGVLDGYADPSKKLLAGDDDADEEEEDYDGSRQYNSHSTSVSPPSADNDNFLLPQDDNDVVREPERHVDYLSHEWKESEIQNSWKYIILKKKKRDVDLINAARLENASWRTWAKARNHLKTVSPEIVNWSKDSDVTWLYGPIVNNDNDSITSGNDKNADMVRGYGSDDENSMRMTPKVHHHKNKIAPPKPILKKRTVTEIIEENAQWKLNEARKHINEIKHAAVVMDPSSGKDLHDDYDALAARVNAQYYSSRPNTTGSYSENSSFVPNQTVATSYSSSNDIINSKQPNMKTLTPDQDLINQDTNASAINNGIPPELHVSTTEQKPSKRYPDSLASSSDQDDTSTHLSSILASPAKLSLKTSKTTRDRHIHFNDRVEQCMAIRYQAPSSDSDADNSDKDINESKNENSVDGNDSNLTLEKINTNNSLRQAPSIFSNDGDEEDDSDDITSSDEENDADYGGLFINARFSRRSDTGIHSPVTDNSSIGSSVHSRSTIRPIIKLLPATTLNYGSDEESEDSEFSGYGNAVSHNVNTSRGYDYIYDYNSVYTGDTSSFLPVDHCDIVDVPEDIDLNTPMEEDDKSTYEFNHAVNKAKIAPSLPSPKIKQTERANDKGFIFGDDDDDAIYSSSSDSEGEFIENSNYKLSDDDDDDDDDNDIEEETIPDDLSLKRTISFGKSSRADSLKDLTESLSSTSLGPTTSFITGKPLSQQTPGKDLQQTKSPLIRTRKQEGRPSMKRNPSSTSFIFDSDSDVEDEDESNTDSEVDEYQENSSDNSKVISETAPKSTQVNELPKTFRIPSNSIPSPAEVGPSDVAIKGYFAPRSNSVKTVFTNTSQIHTPQVQEPKQVPVEGEIYSTVNKHDESNDDEQHHSSSESLHNVVRNAKGIANKYLHSWKKSEDGIQRHVDSN; encoded by the coding sequence ATGTCAAGGAATTTAGCTGACTATTTTGCCAAGAATACCAAAACGGATCAAGTTAATGccaattcaaatgataatgacgatgaagatatGGGCCCCTCTGTCTCTATGGCTGTAGAGGCTGAAAACgatgaagatttcaaaCGATCAACCTTCAGTTtgaaaagaacaagatCTATGGGTGTATTAGACGGTTACGCTGATCCCtccaagaaattgttaGCGGGAGATGATGACGCtgatgaggaggaagaagattatgATGGATCACGTCAATATAATAGTCACTCCACTTCAGTATCACCGCCTTCGGCagataatgataatttcCTGCTGCCACaggatgataatgatgtaGTGAGAGAACCTGAAAGACACGTGGATTATTTATCTCATGAATGGAAAGAGTCAGAGATTCAAAACTCTTGGAAGTATATcatattgaagaagaagaaaagagatGTCGATTTAATTAATGCTGCACGTCTAGAGAACGCATCATGGAGAACTTGGGCAAAGGCAAGAAACCATTTGAAAACCGTATCCCCTGAAATCGTTAATTGGTCTAAGGATTCCGATGTTACTTGGCTTTATGGTCCAATagttaataatgataacgATAGCATTACAAGTGGGAACGATAAGAATGCTGATATGGTTAGAGGCTATGGTTCAGACGATGAAAACTCCATGAGAATGACACCCAAAGTACATCATCATAAGAATAAGATAGCTCCACCCAaaccaattttgaaaaagagAACTGTAACAGAAATTATAGAGGAAAATGCACAAtggaaattaaatgaagCAAGGAAACATATAAACGAAATTAAACATGCTGCTGTCGTAATGGACCCTAGTTCAGGGAAAGACCTACatgatgattatgatgCTCTCGCAGCAAGAGTTAACGCTCAATATTATTCTTCAAGACCAAACACGACGGGATCGTATTCTGAGAATTCGAGCTTTGTGCCCAATCAAACTGTTGCAAcatcatattcttcttcaaatgatatCATAAACTCTAAACAACCTAATATGAAAACACTTACTCCAGATCAGGATCTTATAAATCAGGATACAAATGCATCTGccattaataatggaatCCCCCCTGAATTACATGTAAGCACAACTGAACAAAAACCTTCAAAACGATATCCTGACTCACTTGCCAGTTCTTCTGATCAAGATGATACTTCAACACACCTCTCATCCATCTTGGCATCTCCCGCTAAATTAAGCTTAAAAACATCCAAGACAACAAGGGATAGGCATATTCATTTTAATGACCGCGTGGAACAATGTATGGCAATACGATATCAAGCACCTAGTTCCGACTCGGACGCTGATAATTCTGATAAAGATATAAATGAAagtaaaaatgaaaactCAGTGGATGGGAACGATAGTAACCTTACATTAGAAAAGATCAACACAAATAATTCGCTAAGGCAGGCCCCATCAATATTTAGTAACGATggtgatgaagaggatgataGTGATGATATAACGAGTTCCgatgaagagaatgatGCCGATTATGGCGGCCTTTTTATAAACGCTAGATTTTCAAGAAGATCAGATACAGGTATTCATTCTCCGGTGACCGACAATTCCTCCATTGGCTCTTCAGTTCATTCAAGATCAACAATAAGACCaattatcaaattattaCCAGCCACTACTTTAAATTATGGTTCAGATGAAGAGTCAGAAGATAGTGAATTTAGTGGCTATGGTAATGCTGTTTCACATAATGTCAACACATCAAGAGGTTATGATTATATTTATGATTATAATTCTGTGTATACCGGCGATACATCAAGCTTCTTGCCCGTGGACCATTGTGACATCGTTGATGTAcctgaagatattgatttgaataCACCcatggaagaagatgataaatCTACTTATGAATTTAACCATGCTGTAAATAAGGCTAAGATCGCACCGTCACTACCATCTCctaaaataaaacaaacCGAAAGGGCTAACGATAAGGGATTTATATTTggagatgatgatgacgacgCAATATACTCTTCATCTTCGGATAGCGAGGGAGAGTTTATAGAAAATTCCAATTACAAACTTAgtgatgacgatgacgacgacgacgacgacaATGATATAGAGGAAGAAACAATCCCAGATGATCTTTCATTAAAGCGAACAATATCTTTCGGAAAAAGTAGCCGAGCTGATTCCTTAAAGGATCTAACAGAGTCTCTGTCGTCAACCTCTTTGGGTCCAACAACCAGCTTCATTACGGGAAAACCATTAAGTCAACAAACACCTGGGAAAGATCTTCAGCAGACAAAAAGCCCATTGATACGGACAAGAAAGCAAGAAGGAAGGCCTTCAATGAAACGTAACCCATCATCAAcaagttttatttttgattcAGATAGTGAtgtggaagatgaagatgaatctAATACAGATTCCGAAGTGGACGAATATCAAGAGAACTCAAGCGACAATAGCAAAGTTATATCAGAAACTGCCCCCAAATCTACCCAGGTTAATGAGCTACCCAAAACATTTAGAATACCAAGCAACTCTATCCCATCACCTGCTGAAGTAGGCCCCAGTGATGTTGCAATTAAGGGATATTTTGCTCCAAGGAGCAATTCGGTAAAAACTGTTTTCACAAATACAAGCCAAATCCATACCCCCCAAGTTCAAGAACCTAAACAGGTTCCAGTTGAGGGAGAAATTTATTCTACTGTGAATAAACATGACGAAtctaatgatgatgaacaaCACCACTCAAGCAGCGAGAGTTTACATAACGTGGTACGAAATGCTAAAGGCATTgcaaataaatatttacacTCTTGGAAAAAGAGCGAGGATGGTATACAACGACATGTTGATTCAAACTAG